Proteins from a single region of Schistocerca gregaria isolate iqSchGreg1 chromosome 3, iqSchGreg1.2, whole genome shotgun sequence:
- the LOC126355658 gene encoding pinin-like, with amino-acid sequence MRGTCPRNKKVAQLPQQVNGNTAEQTGRGSYSTALTGETQRGNALAEPAAAQVAPEPQPALVETPAAPPAIVPAAASPGTAREKRQHSDDDHTMKAEPDSQVTSAKKQVTERSAPAPPTAVAAGAGPSAATPPTYSEMREESIKKNVNRLARILKESDDEKAEDERKPSKSKRRRNKRRSRSREMQTSNDERMDTSDAEASDASSANTTRRSTLSEDVTLRPDRPQNTADPPPHSA; translated from the coding sequence ATGCGCGGTACGTGCCCGCGAAACAAGAAGGTGGCCCAGCTGCCACAGCAAGTTAACGGCAACACAGCCGAGCAGACAGGCAGGGGGAGCTATTCCACTGCGCTGACCGGTGAAACACAACGCGGAAACGCGCTAGCAGAGCCGGCGGCGGCGCAGGTAGCCCCGGAGCCGCAACCGGCCCTGGTGGAGACCCCCGCCGCACCGCCCGCTATTGTTCCTGCCGCGGCCAGCCCGGGCACCGCGAGGGAGAAGCGACAGCATTCCGACGACGACCACACAATGAAAGCCGAACCGGACAGCCAGGTGACGTCTGCTAAGAAGCAGGTCACTGAACGCAGCGCGCCCGCCCCGCCGACAGCTGTGGCTGCCGGCGCCGGGCCCAGCGCGGCAACGCCCCCCACATACAGCGAGATGCGCGAGGAAAGCATCAAGAAAAACGTTAACAGACTGGCACGGATTCTCAAAGAATCCGATGACGAAAAGGCGGAAGACGAAAGAAAGCCGTCAAAATCAAAAAGACGACGCAACAAGCGGCGTAGCCGAAGCCGCGAAATGCAAACCAGCAACGACGAGAGGATGGACACATCTGACGCGGAAGCGTCAGACGCGTCATCAGCAAACACGACGCGTCGCAGCACCCTATCCGAAGATGTAACTCTCCGGCCAGATCGGCCACAAAACACCGCAGACCCGCCCCCACATAGCGCCTAA